In Candidatus Eisenbacteria bacterium, the DNA window CTGGCGCCACGCGCCCCGGGCCTGGAGGACGCTGGCCATCTCGATCAGCACTTCGGGATGGTGCGGCGCCCGGGCGAGTGCCCGGTTGAGCGTGTCCTTCGCCGCATCCAGGCGACCGGCCTCGGCCTGGGCGCGCCCGCGCTCGACCTGCGCGCGGACGTCGAGCGGCAGTGAGGGAATCTCGCGCTCGGGAAGTCGCGGCCCAGCCAACGGGACGCGATGCTCGAAGAAGCGCCTCTGTGGCGGACTACCTTGAGCCAGAGCCGGTCCCGCGAACGCGGCGAGGACCAGCACGAGGCCGGTCGCAGCGCCGAGTCTTCGGCTCAACGGCGGCTTCCGTTCAGCGATCGCAAGTAGGCCTCGACGAAGCTGCGGTACTGAGCGGGATACCGATCCAGCTCGGACTTGAGCAGGTCCTGACGGAAGCGATCGGACTGGCGCAGCAGCTCGGCCGGAATCTCGGCAGGGCTCTGGCCGGCGACGTCCTGTCCCGGTCGCGACTCGCGCTGCGGATCGAAGTCACGGCGGTTCACCGAGCGCTGGGCGTCGAGCAGCCGGGAGAGGATCTTCTGCTGCTTCTCCTCCAGCGAGCCGTCGGCCGCTCCCTGCCTCAGCGCTTCCTCGACTTCCTTCATCTCGCGCTCGGTCTGCTGGAGGCGGCCGAGCAGCTCGCGCTTGGACTCCTCCTCCGCGCGGATCTGCTCGAGCTCGTGACGAATCCGCTCCTGCTCGCGCGCCAGGCGGTCCATCTGCTCGCGATCGCCGGCCGAGAGTCGCATCTGCTCGGAGAGCTGCTTGGCCAGGCTTCGTGTCTGCTGATTGAGCTGGCTCTGCATCTCGGAGATGTTGCCGATCTTTTGCGGGTTCGGCCGCGTGCCGCTCTTGCCGGAGCCCGGCTGGTCGCACATCGCCCCTTCGGCCTCGCGCAGGGAGAGGATCGCCTGGTTGAGCGAGCGCGCCGCGTTGCGGCCGGCCTCCTCGCCACGCGCGCGGTTCCCGGCCGACAGCTCGCGACCCGATTCGTTGAGGCCGTTGATCGCCCGGCCCAGCGCCTCCGAGAGCTGCGGTGAGATGAAGGGGGTCTGCCGCGACAGCTGGTACAGCGAGTCGGCGACTCGAGCGGTGCCTTCGGAGAGATCGGTCTGGCGGTCAGCCATGGCGCGGGGCGGGGCGTTGGAGCCCAGATTCCCCTCGCTCTCGCGCTGCAGCGACACCAGGTCCTGCGCCGCGCGACGCACGGCAGCCAGATCCACCTGGTCCTGCTCGGACTGGGACTGCTGCGCCATGCTCTGCATGCGCTCGGCCGCGCGCTGGAGCGCGTCGCTCGCCTGCTTGCCGGACTGCTGCGCCTTGGACGACTGACCTTTCTCGGAGGACTGGGACGCCTGCTCCTGGGCCTTCGCCGCTTCCTGGGACAGCTCCTGCGCCGCGGTCTCCATTTCCTGCTTCTGCTGCGCATCCTCGGACTTGGCCGCCTGCTCCTGGGTCTCCTGGCCGAGCTGCTTGCTCTCCTCCGCCGCGCGCTGCTGCCGATCGGACAGGTCCTTGCGCTCCTTGGCGTCGCTCTGCTCCTTGCCCGACTGCTCGTGCTCCTGGTTGAGCGCGTCCTGCTGGGCCTTGAGATCCTCGGCGCGCTTGGCCAGCTCCTGCAGCTTCTCTTCCTCGCGCAGTTTCTTGAGCAGCTCGAGCGTGCGCTCGAGGTTCTCGACCAGCTCCTTGTTTTCGGTTCTCCATTGCGGCATCTGCCGCTCGAGCGCGCGCCGATCGAGGTTCTCCATCGCCTGCTGCATCTTCTTCAGCGCTTCCTTGAACTCGGGCGACTGGATCTGCTCCATGAGCTGCTGCACCTGATTCAGCTTGCGCATCAGCTCCTGATCGAAGGCATTCCGCTCGGCGGCCTCATCGATGCTCTGCTGCAGCTGCTGGGCGGCCTGATCGATCTGACGTCCGATCTCCTGCTGGCGCTGGAGGGCGCCGCGCAGCTCTTCACTGCGCTCGAAGTTCTGACCTGGCGCCGACTCCTGGGGCTGCTGCTGGCGCGACAGCTTGTCGAGCGACTTCTGCAGCTCGCGCGCCTGTTCGGCGACCCGCTCCAGAGTGTTCTGCGCGCCGCTCTGCTGCTGCTCGACGTTCTGGTAGAGGTCGGCGACCGAAGGGAAGCGAAGCTGGAACTCCGGGCTCACCGCCCGTCCGCGTCCGGTGACCGCGTTGTCGTCGAACAGGACGAGCCGGAACGCGGCGCTCTGCCCGGGAAGCAGGGCCAGTCCCGAAGCGTCCCAGCGCGTGTCCACGCGCGCATCCCGCGGGTGGGCCGGAAAGTTGGCGAGAGGGAGATCGGTCCAAGGATTCTCGGGAGCCATCCGATACTGGAGCTTGAGCTCGGTGAGTCCGAGATCGTCCTGCGCCAGCACCTGCAGCGGCACCTGCTGACCGGTCGGCAGGTCGACGTCGCCCTCGGGAGTCCGCACCATCAGCACGGGCGGCGCATCGGCCAGCGCGGTGACCCGGTAGCGGAAGCGTCCCTCGCGGGGCGCGGCCTCGTCGCTCTCGTCCGACTGCGCGGCGGCGATGAGCTCGTAATCCCCGTCGCGATCGATGGGGACCACGCCGCGCCAGCGCCGAGGAGAGAGCGATTCCCAGCGGCGCGTCGACGCGCCGTCCTTCGCCTCCAGCGTCTCGAGGTCACGGTCGAAGGTCACGACCAGCGTGGCGCGGCTGCCGCGCAGCGCCGACAGGTCTCCGCGCGAGGAAGTCCCGCGCTGCACCGGAAGCCGCGCGTACGAAGGCGCGCGATACTCGATCTCGAAGCTCACCGGAGACAGTGCGCCGGAGAGGCCGATGCGGTAGCGAGGGCTCTTCGTGGCCGCCACCTTCACCCAGTACTCCGAAGCGCTGGTCAGCTGGGCCAGGTCGAAGCGCCAGATCCGCGCGCCGGCTTCGTCCCGCCCTTCGGACGCCGCCTCGACCGGGTCACCAGGAGCGCGCTCGAGGCGCGGCGCACGCTCACTGCCCCACACACGCGCGCGCACCGCCAGCGATGCGCCCGGCGTGACGGTGACCGATCCCGGCTCGACGACGAGCCGCACCGGCGGCGCGGCGGCCTCCGGGTTCCAGAGCGTGGCCCAGGAGCGCTGCGTGCGCGCGGGCCACAGCGAACCCACGAGAACCATCGCGGCAAGACAGGCCGCCATCACCACGGCCGGACGACGAGGAGCGATCTTCGGCTGCAGCGTGACGAGGTCCGTGCCCTCGAGCTGCCGCAGCGTCTCCTGCCGCAGCGCTCCCGCCAGCTCGGGAGAGACGTCGCGCAGCTCGGCGCCCTCGAAATCCACGGCGTTGCGGAGCAGGGACCTCAAGTTGGGGAATCGAGACTCGACCTGCTCGAGGTACGCCGGCATCGAGAGCACGTTGCGCGCGTACCGCGCGCCCGCGGCGAGCAGCGCCATGACCGCGGCCGTGGCCAGCAGCGAAAGCCTCAGCCACGCGGTGGCGACGCCCGGAGTGATCGCGACGCCGATGAAGAGAGCAAGCGCCACGAGCACGGCGCATCGCTCGGCGCCGCGCAGCGCGCAGCGCCACATCCAGGCGCGACGGTGCTGTTGGTGCTGGCGCTCCAGCGGGTGTCGAAGATCGGATTCGGGCGCGCGTCGTGTCATGAGGTTTTGCCGCTGGCGGCCCGTGGGGGACGGGGTCAGTGCGTCAGCGCATAGTGGACGATGTTGAGACCCATGCGCAGCGCCTGCTCGCGTTTTTCGGGCGGATCGTGATGAACGTCTTCATCCTCGAGACCGTCACCGAGGTCCGTGTCGTGCGAATAGAATACAACCAGCCTTCCTTGGTGAACAATGCCGTACGCCTTGGCGGGACCACCCGCGTGCTCATGAATCTTCGGCAACCCGCTCGGGAATTCGTAAAGGCCGTGAAAAATAGGATGCGAATACGGGATCTCGATGAGCGGACTCTCGGGAAAGATGCGGCGAATCTCGCGACGGAACGAAGGATCGATCCCGAAGTCGTCGTCCACCCACCAAAATCCCCCGGTCGTCAGGTATCGGCGCATGTTCGTCACTTCGGTCGGCGTGAACTTCATGTTCCCGTGACCGCACGCGAACAGGAAGGGGTACTGGAACAGGGCGGCGCTTGCCGGCTCCACGACCGCCTCGCGCTCCCCGCCGACCGGGATCGAGGTTCGGGCGCCGACTCCGCGCATGAGGTTCACCATCGAGGTCCGATCCTCATACCAGTCGCCGCCTCCGCCGTACTTGAGGCGCGCGATGCTGAACGCGCGAGCGCCGGGCGGGGAGGGCTGGCCGGGGCCCAGGGCTGGACCGCGCGGCGCCACCTGGGCCAGGGACGCAAGCGTCGCGACCAGGAGGAATAGCGTCGCGAGGGAAACGGCCGGAGCGATCTGGCGCACTGGGGGTCGGCGGGGCGGGATGGGC includes these proteins:
- a CDS encoding DUF4159 domain-containing protein — its product is MRQIAPAVSLATLFLLVATLASLAQVAPRGPALGPGQPSPPGARAFSIARLKYGGGGDWYEDRTSMVNLMRGVGARTSIPVGGEREAVVEPASAALFQYPFLFACGHGNMKFTPTEVTNMRRYLTTGGFWWVDDDFGIDPSFRREIRRIFPESPLIEIPYSHPIFHGLYEFPSGLPKIHEHAGGPAKAYGIVHQGRLVVFYSHDTDLGDGLEDEDVHHDPPEKREQALRMGLNIVHYALTH